In Jeotgalibaca arthritidis, a single genomic region encodes these proteins:
- a CDS encoding D-alanyl-D-alanine carboxypeptidase family protein, protein MKRKKIRSRKRKQKFGKKLLISSICISVCYYIAEETTLLFPNDTAVVEGVVEGPDPQANAVDQQNNDFIETVIESDSALIDLSAVNSSGVVLTRLNDETVIAAKNPDQVLYPASLTKIMTVITAIDLIDDLNEDVVMEEVFFDGLFEQEAAITGFLVDEVVTYNDLLYGAVLPSGADACLALAYKLAGSEEKFVALMNQKAGELGLSHTRFSNVTGLHDKNNYSSAKDLSVLLEYALENDDFYRVFTTIDYQVEPTNMNPYGIYLVNSVFRHGEQYPKMLDYIIGAKTGFTEEAGVCLASLAIINDEPYILITLGAGAQKAGPDYVDIVDPLHVMDAIAIYSQLEK, encoded by the coding sequence TTGAAGAGAAAAAAAATACGGAGTAGGAAGCGAAAACAGAAATTTGGTAAAAAACTTCTTATTTCATCAATCTGTATCAGTGTGTGCTATTACATTGCTGAAGAAACGACTTTACTTTTCCCAAATGATACAGCGGTAGTAGAAGGTGTCGTTGAAGGTCCAGATCCTCAAGCAAATGCCGTTGATCAGCAAAATAATGATTTTATTGAAACGGTAATAGAGAGTGACTCGGCCTTAATTGATTTGTCAGCGGTAAACAGTAGCGGTGTTGTCTTAACTCGGCTAAATGATGAAACAGTCATTGCGGCTAAGAATCCTGACCAAGTTCTCTATCCAGCTTCTTTAACAAAAATAATGACGGTTATTACGGCGATTGATTTGATTGATGACTTAAACGAGGATGTGGTAATGGAAGAGGTCTTCTTTGATGGTTTGTTTGAACAAGAGGCTGCTATTACCGGTTTTCTTGTGGATGAGGTCGTCACTTACAATGACCTTTTATACGGTGCCGTCCTTCCTTCTGGCGCTGACGCTTGCTTAGCTTTAGCCTACAAACTGGCCGGTTCTGAAGAAAAATTTGTTGCCTTAATGAATCAAAAAGCTGGTGAACTCGGTTTAAGCCACACTAGATTTAGTAATGTTACTGGCTTGCATGATAAAAATAATTATTCATCTGCTAAAGATTTGAGTGTCTTGCTGGAATATGCACTTGAAAATGACGATTTTTATAGAGTCTTTACGACTATTGACTATCAAGTTGAGCCAACGAATATGAATCCATACGGGATTTATTTAGTGAATTCTGTTTTCCGTCATGGTGAGCAATATCCTAAAATGCTGGATTATATTATTGGAGCCAAAACGGGATTCACAGAAGAAGCTGGTGTTTGTTTAGCGTCTCTAGCTATTATTAATGATGAACCTTACATTTTAATTACCCTTGGTGCTGGTGCCCAAAAAGCTGGTCCAGATTATGTCGATATTGTTGATCCGCTACATGTTATGGATGCCATCGCCATTTATTCGCAGTTAGAAAAATAA